A single window of Callithrix jacchus isolate 240 chromosome 6, calJac240_pri, whole genome shotgun sequence DNA harbors:
- the CXCR2 gene encoding C-X-C chemokine receptor type 2, with protein MEHINWDDYSLEDLFEGEDLSNYTYSSDLPPLLTDAAPCEPESLEINKYFVVIIYALVFLLSLLGNSLVMLVILYSRVGRSVTDVYLLNLALADLLFALTLPIWAASKVNGWIFGTPLCKVVSLLKEVNFYSGILLLACISMDRYLAIVHATRTLTQKRYLVKFICLSIWGLSLILSLPVLLFRRTIYPPSFSPVCYEDMGNNTATWRMVLRILPQTFGFILPLLVMLFCYGFTLRTLFKAHMGQKHRAMRVIFAVVLIFLLCWLPYHLVLLTDTLMRTQMIKETCQRRNDIDRALDATEILGFFHSCLNPLIYAFIGQKFRHGLLRILATHGLISKDSLPKDSRPSFVGSSSGHTSTTL; from the coding sequence ATGGAGCATATTAACTGGGATGACTACAGCCTTGAAGATCTCTTTGAAGGTGAAGATCTTAGTAATTACACTTACAGCTCTGACCTGCCCCCTCTTCTAACAGATGCTGCCCCATGTGAGCCAGAATCCCTGGAAATCAATAAGTATTTTGTGGTCATTATCTATGCCCTAGTGTTCCTGCTGAGCCTGCTGGGAAACTCCCTCGTGATGCTGGTCATCTTATACAGCAGGGTTGGCCGCTCTGTCACCGATGTCTACCTGCTGAACCTGGCCTTGGCCGACCTGCTCTTTGCCCTGACCTTGCCCATCTGGGCTGCCTCCAAGGTGAATGGCTGGATTTTTGGCACACCCCTGTGCAAAGTGGTCTCACTCCTGAAGGAAGTCAACTTCTACAGTGGCATCCTGCTACTGGCCTGCATCAGCATGGACCGTTACCTGGCCATTGTCCATGCCACACGCACACTGACCCAGAAGCGCTACTTGGTCAAATTTATATGTCTCAGCATCTGGGGTCTGTCCTTGATCCTGTCGCTGCCTGTCTTGCTTTTCCGAAGGACCATCTACCCGCCCTCTTTTAGCCCTGTCTGCTATGAGGACATGGGTAACAACACAGCAACATGGCGGATGGTGCTGCGGATCCTGCCCCAGACCTTTGGCTTCATTTTGCCACTGCTGGTCATGCTGTTCTGCTACGGATTCACCCTGCGCACACTGTTTAAGGCCCACATGGGGCAGAAGCACCGGGCCATGCGTGTCATCTTTGCTGTGGTCCTCATcttcctgctctgctggctgCCCTACCACCTGGTCCTGCTCACAGACACCCTCATGAGGACCCAGATGATCAAGGAGACCTGTCAGCGCCGCAACGACATCGACCGGGCCCTGGATGCCACCGAGATTCTGGGATTCTTCCACAGCTGCCTCAACCCCCTCATCTACGCCTTCATTGGCCAGAAGTTTCGCCATGGACTCCTCCGGATCCTAGCCACGCATGGCCTGATCAGCAAGGACTCCCTGCCCAAGGACAGCCGGCCTTCCTTCGTTGGCTCATCTTCAGGGCACACTTCCACTACTCTCTAA